A single region of the Glycine max cultivar Williams 82 chromosome 20, Glycine_max_v4.0, whole genome shotgun sequence genome encodes:
- the LOC113000721 gene encoding pollen receptor-like kinase 6 has product MHYLYTILGSSDLPHEYLKSSNVLLGPDNEPMLVDYEFSHMVNPSTIAQTLFAYKAPEAAQQGQYLSNGKGAVNVVQWVETAISEGRESEVLDPKIAGSSNWLGEMEQLLHIGAACTESNPQRRLDMAEAVRRIMEIKFECGHESTSLADSHHAKQSQRRHGTNSFRSWDNIEYGSS; this is encoded by the exons ATGCATTATCTTTACACAATACTTGGTTCCTCGGATCTTCCACACGAGTATCTCAAGTCCAGCAATGTTCTCCTTGGACCAGACAATGAACCAATGCTTGTAGATTATGAGTTCAGCCACATGGTTAACCCTTCAACCATTGCACAAACACTATTCGCTTACAAGGCACCAGAGGCAGCACAACAAGGCCAG TATCTCAGCAATGGAAAGGGTGCGGTTAATGTGGTGCAATGGGTGGAAACTGCAATCTCTGAGGGAAGGGAATCAGAAGTGCTTGATCCTAAGATTGCAGGCTCTAGCAATTGGCTTGGTGAGATGGAGCAACTCCTCCACATTGGTGCTGCTTGCACTGAAAGCAACCCTCAGCGGCGGTTAGACATGGCGGAAGCCGTTAGAAGGATAATGGAGATTAAATTCGAGTGTGGTCATGAATCAACAAGCCTTGCAGATTCTCATCATGCTAAACAATCACAGAGGAGGCATGGAACAAACAGCTTTAGAAGCTGGGATAATATCGAATATGGCAGCTCCTAG